A window from Rhea pennata isolate bPtePen1 chromosome 1, bPtePen1.pri, whole genome shotgun sequence encodes these proteins:
- the FAM131B gene encoding protein FAM131B isoform X3 gives MDSTSSLHGSSFHRPSTEQTRTDFSWDGINLSMEDTTSILPKLKRNSNAYGIGALAKSSFSGISRSMKDHVTKPTAMGQGRVAHMIEWQGWGKANSQQQQHTHETARKDADAYSDLSDGEKEARFLAGVMEQFAISEATLMAWSSMDGEDVSVNSNQDNPAGNYSENYQELMESQEHMAQTQYDSWPHSYVSQGMYCLGSSDAWETSDQSLIASPATGSYLGQNFDDSQTNLQESILIQSSLIQQQQLQQQQQNFIQSTGLVHMWPLQTAQGGGGAESSTYMEDHVEDEGNPRLEKAPLLNKKPSPEEDDAVCRDLESLSPREELEHAALSRKVSDVTSSGVQSFDEEEGETNN, from the exons cTCTCCATGGAAGATACGACCTCCATCCTCCCCAAGCTGAAACGCAACTCCAATGCTTATGGGATTGGGGCTTTGGCTAAATCATCTTTCTCTG GGATATCCCGCAGCATGAAGGACCATGTCACAAAGCCAACGGCTATGGGCCAAGGCCGCGTGGCTCACATGATTGAATGGCAAGGCTGGGGTAAAGCtaacagccagcagcagcagcacacgCATGAGACGGCACGCAAAGATGCTGATGCCTACTCAGACCTGAGTGACGGTGAAAAGGAGGCTCGGTTCCTTGCAG GAGTGATGGAGCAATTCGCTATTTCTGAGGCAACTCTCATGGCCTGGTCCTCAATGGATGGTGAGGATGTGAGTGTAAACTCAAATCAGGATAATCCAGCAGGCAACTACTCTGAAAATTATCAGGAGCTAATGGAGAGCCAAG AGCACATGGCCCAGACGCAGTATGATAGCTGGCCTCATTCCTATGTCTCACAGGGCATGTATTGCTTAGGTTCATCTGATGCCTGGGAGACCAGTGACCAGTCCCTCATTGCTTCCCCAGCAACTGGCTCCTACTTAGGCCAGAATTTTGATGACTCCCAGACAAACcttcaggaaagcattttgattcagagcagcctcattcagcagcaacagctgcagcaacagcagcagaacttcATCCAGAGCACAGGGCTGGTCCACATGTGGCCCTTGCAGACTGCTCAGGGTGGGGGTGGGGCTGAGTCCAGCACCTATATGGAGGACCATGTTGAGGATGAAGGGAACCCGCGGCTGGAGAAGGCTCCTCTCCTAAACAAGAAGCCCTCTCCAGAGGAGGATGATGCAGTGTGCCGGGACCTAGAATCACTGTCTCCTAGGGAGGAGCTGGAGCATGCTGCACTGAGCCGCAAAGTCTCAGATGTCACCTCTTCTGGCGTGCAATCCTTTGatgaggaagagggagaaacaAACAACTGA
- the FAM131B gene encoding protein FAM131B isoform X2: MKDHVTKPTAMGQGRVAHMIEWQGWGKANSQQQQHTHETARKDADAYSDLSDGEKEARFLAGVMEQFAISEATLMAWSSMDGEDVSVNSNQDNPAGNYSENYQELMESQEHMAQTQYDSWPHSYVSQGMYCLGSSDAWETSDQSLIASPATGSYLGQNFDDSQTNLQESILIQSSLIQQQQLQQQQQNFIQSTGLVHMWPLQTAQGGGGAESSTYMEDHVEDEGNPRLEKAPLLNKKPSPEEDDAVCRDLESLSPREELEHAALSRKVSDVTSSGVQSFDEEEGETNN; this comes from the exons ATGAAGGACCATGTCACAAAGCCAACGGCTATGGGCCAAGGCCGCGTGGCTCACATGATTGAATGGCAAGGCTGGGGTAAAGCtaacagccagcagcagcagcacacgCATGAGACGGCACGCAAAGATGCTGATGCCTACTCAGACCTGAGTGACGGTGAAAAGGAGGCTCGGTTCCTTGCAG GAGTGATGGAGCAATTCGCTATTTCTGAGGCAACTCTCATGGCCTGGTCCTCAATGGATGGTGAGGATGTGAGTGTAAACTCAAATCAGGATAATCCAGCAGGCAACTACTCTGAAAATTATCAGGAGCTAATGGAGAGCCAAG AGCACATGGCCCAGACGCAGTATGATAGCTGGCCTCATTCCTATGTCTCACAGGGCATGTATTGCTTAGGTTCATCTGATGCCTGGGAGACCAGTGACCAGTCCCTCATTGCTTCCCCAGCAACTGGCTCCTACTTAGGCCAGAATTTTGATGACTCCCAGACAAACcttcaggaaagcattttgattcagagcagcctcattcagcagcaacagctgcagcaacagcagcagaacttcATCCAGAGCACAGGGCTGGTCCACATGTGGCCCTTGCAGACTGCTCAGGGTGGGGGTGGGGCTGAGTCCAGCACCTATATGGAGGACCATGTTGAGGATGAAGGGAACCCGCGGCTGGAGAAGGCTCCTCTCCTAAACAAGAAGCCCTCTCCAGAGGAGGATGATGCAGTGTGCCGGGACCTAGAATCACTGTCTCCTAGGGAGGAGCTGGAGCATGCTGCACTGAGCCGCAAAGTCTCAGATGTCACCTCTTCTGGCGTGCAATCCTTTGatgaggaagagggagaaacaAACAACTGA